From the genome of Leptolyngbya iicbica LK, one region includes:
- a CDS encoding FHA domain-containing protein, translating to MASESQLSNIFIVEDSKGRREIILDGSVYSIGRDPKCDIRLSSQFVSRHHATLVQLPKDDNTFYYRIVDGNLKGKPSANGMLINGRKVPAHDLKNEDEIVFGPQARAIFYQLRRDSTNPTPPDEFDITLISPNMVDELEDDDDGDTAG from the coding sequence ATGGCTTCAGAATCTCAACTCAGCAACATCTTTATCGTCGAAGATAGTAAAGGCCGCCGCGAGATTATCCTAGACGGCTCAGTCTATTCCATCGGCCGCGACCCGAAGTGCGACATTCGCCTCTCATCACAGTTTGTGTCGCGTCACCATGCAACCCTGGTGCAATTGCCCAAAGACGACAACACCTTCTATTACCGCATTGTTGATGGCAACCTCAAGGGCAAACCCAGTGCCAACGGTATGTTAATCAATGGTCGCAAAGTACCTGCCCATGACCTCAAAAATGAGGACGAAATTGTCTTTGGGCCACAAGCCAGAGCCATCTTTTATCAACTGCGGCGCGACTCGACGAATCCTACGCCACCGGATGAATTTGATATCACTCTAATCAGTCCCAACATGGTGGATGAGTTAGAGGACGACGATGATGGCGACACAGCAGGTTAA
- a CDS encoding ATP-binding protein: MGGLAAKAIASVQRFQQQAAGLLLYQSVLETPISRAWLNLLDALCREDSAECLIAYGHWFRELAAAQQTWQGHLIEQIVRSDNPFSQLAQRLPVQELPPALLHAAQSDLRRLQGLYACRSQQLSQWVQTVCQVPETPIVWHLDTESWPEVSFPALPDWQTGLIELATYYRQQGIGPMGQYRVFRWQADTLVGVPHPDPVQLDDLAAYDDPRQRLIQNTEFLLAGYSALHVLLYGSRGSGKSSLVKALVNEYGDRGLRLIQVDKAGMTELPAIVEQVRDLPQKFIIFVDDLSFEEDDDAFKALKVVLEGNVTARAQNVVVYATSNRRHLVREYFSDRPRPSDQDEIQSWDTLQEKLSFSDRFGLTLTFDAADQKTYLAIVRHLATQAQLQIDDETLQQRALQWATRHNGRSGRTARQFIDFLQAELAIRH, translated from the coding sequence ATGGGTGGATTAGCAGCTAAGGCGATCGCGTCGGTACAGCGATTTCAGCAGCAGGCAGCGGGTCTGTTGCTGTATCAGTCGGTGTTAGAGACGCCGATTAGCCGAGCGTGGCTCAATTTGCTCGACGCCCTTTGCCGAGAAGACTCCGCTGAATGTTTGATCGCCTACGGGCACTGGTTTCGGGAATTAGCCGCCGCACAGCAAACCTGGCAGGGGCATTTGATTGAGCAAATTGTGCGATCGGATAATCCCTTCTCGCAACTGGCCCAGCGCCTCCCAGTGCAGGAATTGCCCCCCGCCCTTTTACATGCCGCCCAGAGTGACCTGCGTCGTCTCCAGGGCCTCTATGCTTGTCGAAGTCAGCAACTCAGTCAATGGGTGCAAACGGTTTGCCAAGTGCCCGAGACTCCTATCGTGTGGCACTTAGACACGGAGTCCTGGCCTGAGGTCTCCTTTCCGGCGCTACCGGACTGGCAGACTGGCCTGATCGAGCTAGCGACCTATTACCGTCAGCAAGGCATTGGTCCCATGGGGCAATATCGCGTGTTTCGCTGGCAAGCGGATACGCTGGTCGGCGTACCACATCCTGATCCCGTGCAGTTGGACGATTTGGCCGCCTATGACGATCCGCGTCAACGGTTGATTCAAAATACGGAGTTTTTGCTGGCGGGATACTCCGCCCTGCATGTGTTGCTATACGGCAGTCGCGGTTCGGGCAAATCGTCGCTGGTGAAAGCGTTGGTCAATGAGTATGGCGATCGCGGTCTGCGGCTGATTCAAGTCGATAAGGCGGGCATGACCGAGCTCCCGGCGATTGTGGAGCAAGTGCGAGACTTGCCGCAAAAGTTCATCATCTTTGTGGATGATTTGTCCTTTGAAGAAGATGACGACGCCTTTAAAGCGCTCAAGGTCGTGCTGGAAGGCAATGTGACCGCCCGTGCCCAAAACGTTGTGGTGTATGCCACCTCCAACCGCCGACATTTAGTGCGGGAATACTTTAGCGATCGCCCCCGCCCCAGTGATCAAGACGAAATTCAGTCTTGGGATACCCTGCAAGAAAAGCTGTCGTTTAGCGATCGCTTTGGTCTTACCCTCACCTTTGATGCAGCTGATCAGAAGACGTATTTAGCGATCGTGCGTCACCTCGCGACGCAAGCCCAGCTCCAGATTGACGATGAGACTTTGCAACAGCGAGCCCTCCAGTGGGCGACTCGGCACAATGGCCGTTCTGGCCGCACCGCTCGACAATTTATCGACTTTTTGCAGGCCGAACTCGCCATCCGTCACTAG
- the hslO gene encoding Hsp33 family molecular chaperone HslO, protein MADQLLRATAADGGIRIVGTITTDLVAEARRRHQLTYVGTAALGRAISAGLLLVSSMKRAESHINLRVKGDGPMGGVMVDAGLDGSVRGYVDRPEIELPPTETGKLNVGGAIGRNGYLYVVRDVGYGQPYSSTVELISGEIGEDLTYYLATSEQTPSALALGVHVDEQGVEAAGGLLLQVMPKAARDESLISLLESRMGTLADFTPKLLDKQTLPEIFEALVGDLNLEILHDAEPMNIRFHCPCTYDRMLGALKMLGVDELQDMIEKDDGAEATCHFCGEVYTADSNKLAGLIDDLKKQRSEALN, encoded by the coding sequence ATGGCAGACCAACTCCTTCGGGCCACCGCCGCCGATGGCGGCATTCGGATTGTCGGCACCATTACCACCGACTTAGTAGCAGAAGCCCGACGGCGCCACCAACTGACCTACGTCGGCACCGCCGCTTTAGGTCGCGCGATTTCGGCGGGGCTACTCTTAGTTTCCAGCATGAAACGGGCCGAGTCGCACATCAATCTGCGAGTCAAAGGCGATGGGCCGATGGGCGGGGTCATGGTCGATGCGGGACTAGATGGTAGTGTTCGTGGCTATGTCGATCGCCCCGAAATTGAACTGCCCCCGACAGAAACTGGCAAGCTGAACGTGGGAGGCGCGATCGGGCGCAACGGCTACCTCTATGTGGTGCGTGATGTGGGCTACGGTCAGCCCTATTCCAGCACAGTAGAGCTGATTTCCGGCGAAATTGGCGAAGATCTTACCTATTACCTGGCGACGTCTGAACAAACCCCTTCGGCGTTGGCGCTCGGTGTGCACGTCGATGAGCAAGGCGTCGAGGCGGCGGGAGGCTTGCTACTGCAAGTGATGCCCAAAGCCGCGCGCGATGAATCCTTGATTTCGCTGCTTGAGTCCCGCATGGGCACGCTGGCTGACTTTACGCCCAAGCTACTGGACAAGCAAACTCTGCCTGAAATTTTTGAAGCGCTAGTCGGCGATTTGAATCTAGAGATTCTGCACGACGCCGAACCGATGAACATTCGCTTCCACTGTCCTTGCACTTACGATCGCATGTTGGGAGCCCTCAAAATGCTCGGTGTGGATGAGCTGCAAGACATGATCGAAAAAGATGACGGGGCCGAAGCCACTTGTCACTTCTGCGGCGAAGTCTACACCGCCGACAGCAACAAACTCGCCGGATTGATTGACGATCTCAAGAAACAGCGATCGGAAGCTTTGAATTAG
- a CDS encoding four-carbon acid sugar kinase family protein, whose amino-acid sequence MGTTPKIIALDDDPTGSQTVHSCLLLLQWDVETLVLGLKDDSPLMFVLTNTRALSPEQAEAVTREVCQNLKVAIPQAGVEEFLVVSRSDSTLRGHYPIETDAIAAELGPFDAHFMVPAFFEGGRITRDSIHYVVQNGTPVPAHETEFAKDSVFGYSTAYLPDYVAEKTGGAIAPEQVERFTLERMRSGVSDALMRLEGNVCVAVDGETQADLNTFAQEVLAAAADGKRFLFRSAASLLTALAALPPQPIAAEDMAQYVKDHHPGAILIGSHVKKTTQQLAELLKAPGIVGVEVDVTQMLDDWAAGRSRLLDSTLAQVSQIHAQGQTPAIYTSREELTFPDVQIRLAFGEQVSGLLMDIVRGLPSDLGFLISKGGITSNDTLSQGLALRTTRLLGQILPGVSVVRTAADHPQFAAMPVVLFPGNVGDENALALAYQRLS is encoded by the coding sequence ATGGGCACGACGCCGAAGATTATTGCGCTGGATGACGATCCCACCGGATCACAGACGGTTCATAGCTGTTTGCTGTTGCTGCAGTGGGATGTCGAGACGCTGGTGCTGGGTCTAAAGGATGACTCACCGCTGATGTTTGTGCTGACGAACACACGAGCACTGTCGCCGGAGCAGGCCGAAGCCGTCACGCGAGAAGTGTGTCAAAACCTGAAGGTGGCTATTCCCCAAGCGGGCGTTGAAGAATTTTTGGTCGTCAGTCGTTCGGACTCGACGCTGCGGGGCCACTACCCGATCGAAACGGATGCGATCGCGGCTGAACTGGGTCCCTTTGACGCCCACTTCATGGTGCCCGCCTTTTTCGAAGGGGGCCGCATTACCCGCGACAGCATCCACTACGTCGTGCAAAATGGCACCCCCGTGCCCGCCCACGAGACGGAATTTGCGAAAGATTCTGTCTTTGGCTACAGCACCGCCTATCTGCCGGACTATGTGGCCGAAAAAACCGGAGGCGCGATCGCCCCTGAGCAAGTCGAACGCTTCACTCTAGAGCGAATGCGATCGGGCGTTTCAGATGCCTTAATGAGGCTCGAAGGCAATGTGTGTGTGGCGGTAGATGGCGAAACCCAAGCAGACTTGAACACCTTTGCCCAAGAAGTTTTGGCCGCCGCTGCTGACGGCAAGCGCTTCTTATTTCGCAGTGCAGCGAGTCTGTTAACCGCGTTGGCAGCGCTGCCTCCCCAGCCCATCGCCGCCGAAGACATGGCGCAATACGTCAAAGACCATCATCCCGGCGCGATTCTCATTGGCTCCCATGTGAAAAAGACCACCCAGCAACTGGCCGAGTTACTCAAAGCCCCCGGCATTGTTGGCGTCGAAGTCGATGTGACGCAGATGTTGGACGATTGGGCCGCTGGGCGATCTCGCCTCTTAGACTCCACCCTGGCCCAGGTCAGCCAAATTCACGCACAGGGCCAAACACCCGCGATTTACACGAGTCGCGAAGAACTGACCTTTCCCGATGTGCAAATTCGCCTTGCCTTTGGAGAGCAGGTGTCAGGTCTCTTGATGGACATTGTGCGGGGCTTGCCCAGCGACCTGGGCTTTTTGATCAGCAAAGGGGGCATCACCTCTAACGACACCCTAAGTCAGGGACTCGCCCTCCGCACGACCCGGTTATTGGGACAGATCTTGCCCGGAGTCTCGGTCGTCCGTACCGCAGCTGACCATCCTCAATTTGCAGCCATGCCCGTAGTGCTCTTTCCCGGCAATGTTGGCGACGAAAATGCCCTTGCTCTGGCCTATCAGAGGCTAAGCTAG
- a CDS encoding LOG family protein produces the protein MSEADRFRVVIFGSARLKPEDTVYEQVRRLARLLGREGMDVVTGGGPGLMEAANWGHREGREDPNSVDGSSKSYGLNIKLPFEEAANPHVDIKHDYDRFSERLDHFMHLANAVVVAPGGVGTLLELAYTWQLMQVEHICNIPIVLLGDMWEDFLRWVKAWPLEKRLINPEDYEMLYLVRTSDEAFEIVRAAQRKFVESSSEFCLNYQQYKL, from the coding sequence ATGTCTGAGGCAGATAGATTCCGGGTCGTCATCTTCGGGTCTGCACGTTTGAAGCCCGAAGATACGGTGTATGAGCAGGTGCGACGGTTAGCCCGGTTGCTCGGGCGAGAAGGCATGGATGTCGTCACAGGCGGTGGCCCCGGCTTGATGGAAGCGGCCAACTGGGGCCATCGCGAAGGGCGGGAAGACCCCAACAGTGTTGACGGATCGAGCAAATCCTACGGCCTCAATATCAAACTGCCGTTTGAAGAAGCGGCCAATCCCCATGTGGATATCAAGCACGATTACGATCGCTTCTCCGAACGGCTCGATCATTTTATGCACCTGGCCAATGCCGTCGTGGTCGCTCCCGGTGGCGTCGGCACGCTGCTAGAGCTGGCCTACACCTGGCAGTTGATGCAGGTCGAGCACATTTGCAATATCCCCATCGTGCTACTAGGCGATATGTGGGAAGACTTTTTGCGCTGGGTCAAAGCCTGGCCCCTCGAGAAACGGCTCATCAATCCCGAAGACTACGAGATGCTGTACCTCGTGCGGACGTCCGACGAAGCCTTTGAAATTGTCCGTGCTGCTCAACGCAAGTTTGTCGAAAGCAGCAGCGAGTTTTGCCTCAACTATCAACAGTACAAACTGTAA
- a CDS encoding phosphomannomutase/phosphoglucomutase, with protein sequence MVLSATSVNWVALQNGSDIRGVAIAGVPDEPVNLTPEVAYTLGQAFVSWLAAQLHQPAAELTLAIGRDSRLSGPVLMAAVIKGMAAMGSRVYDVGLASTPAMFMSTVLPEFQCDGAIMLTASHLPFNRNGLKFFTRQGGLGKPDITKILELAAQNEFAVTTVPGAIVPRDLLSAYAAELVRQIRTAVNHPDHFDEPLRGLKIVVDAGNGAGGFYTDKVLEPLGADTTGSQFLDPDGNFPNHVPNPENAVAMAAICGAVTANQADFGIIFDTDVDRGAAVDHEGRELNRNRLIALIAAIVLQEHPGSTIVTDSITSDGLTRFIEQDLDGVHHRFKRGYKNVINEAMRLNEAGQESWLAIETSGHGAMRENYFLDDGAYLVSKLLGELAKARLSGKRLTDLIANLQEPVESQELRLKILEPDFKTHGNQVITQLQTFVAEQPGWAIVPNNYEGIRVACTNANEDGWFLLRLSLHDPVLPLNVESNVEGGVAQITAKLQAFFTTQAGLDLSAFQS encoded by the coding sequence ATGGTTCTTTCTGCAACATCGGTGAACTGGGTTGCCCTGCAAAATGGGTCCGACATTCGGGGGGTGGCGATCGCTGGCGTGCCGGATGAGCCCGTGAACCTGACCCCGGAGGTGGCCTACACGCTGGGGCAAGCCTTTGTCAGTTGGCTCGCCGCCCAGTTGCACCAGCCCGCTGCCGAGTTGACGCTCGCGATCGGGCGCGACAGTCGCTTATCTGGCCCCGTCCTGATGGCGGCGGTGATCAAAGGTATGGCGGCGATGGGGAGCCGGGTTTACGACGTGGGCTTGGCCTCGACTCCGGCGATGTTTATGAGTACGGTGCTGCCCGAGTTTCAATGCGATGGCGCGATCATGCTCACTGCCAGCCATTTGCCCTTCAACCGCAACGGGCTGAAATTTTTCACTCGCCAGGGCGGCCTGGGCAAACCGGACATCACGAAGATTTTAGAGTTGGCGGCACAGAATGAATTTGCGGTGACGACGGTGCCGGGAGCGATCGTCCCCCGTGATCTGCTCTCAGCGTATGCTGCCGAGTTAGTCCGACAGATTCGCACAGCGGTAAATCATCCCGACCATTTTGATGAACCCTTACGTGGGTTGAAAATCGTTGTGGATGCGGGCAATGGCGCCGGTGGTTTCTACACTGACAAGGTGTTAGAACCGTTGGGAGCCGATACCACTGGCAGTCAGTTTCTCGACCCGGATGGCAACTTTCCGAATCACGTCCCCAATCCGGAAAATGCAGTGGCGATGGCCGCGATTTGTGGCGCTGTCACCGCTAACCAGGCGGACTTTGGCATCATCTTTGACACGGATGTCGATCGCGGCGCTGCCGTTGATCACGAAGGGCGCGAACTAAATCGGAATCGACTGATTGCGCTGATTGCTGCGATCGTGCTGCAAGAACATCCCGGTTCGACCATTGTCACCGACTCCATCACCTCCGACGGTCTCACTCGCTTTATCGAGCAAGACTTGGATGGCGTCCACCATCGCTTTAAGCGGGGCTACAAAAATGTGATCAACGAGGCGATGCGGCTAAATGAGGCCGGGCAGGAATCTTGGTTGGCGATCGAAACCTCGGGCCACGGAGCCATGCGCGAAAACTACTTTTTGGACGACGGTGCCTACCTCGTGAGCAAGCTGTTGGGTGAACTCGCTAAGGCCCGACTCAGCGGCAAACGCTTGACTGACCTCATTGCCAACCTGCAAGAACCCGTCGAAAGCCAGGAATTGCGCCTCAAAATTTTGGAACCTGACTTTAAGACCCACGGCAACCAAGTGATTACGCAACTGCAGACATTTGTTGCGGAGCAACCCGGCTGGGCGATCGTGCCCAATAACTATGAGGGAATTCGCGTTGCTTGCACCAATGCGAACGAAGACGGCTGGTTTTTGCTGCGACTGTCGCTGCACGACCCCGTGTTGCCCCTCAATGTTGAATCCAACGTCGAGGGCGGGGTGGCCCAGATCACGGCGAAGCTCCAAGCGTTCTTCACGACTCAAGCGGGCCTGGATTTGTCCGCTTTCCAGTCTTAA
- the rarD gene encoding EamA family transporter RarD: MNESSQPSTVRAGSLYAVLAYGAWGLLPIYWKFFQQSSPVEVLCHRMIWSLVFLTGILLVQRRQPEVGVLLRSPKTWRLLLVTATLLTCNWGLYIYGVNSDRVVETSLGYFINPLVTVLLGFVFLRERLLRGQQIAVGLAAIGVGYFVWQFGAVPWIALGLAFTFAFYGLLRKVVAVAPLVGLAVETLLITPLALMAVSYWQVTGVGHFGESVGLSLLFIGAGVMTSMPLLWFNNAAKRLRLSTLGFFQYVAPSIQLMLGVFLYREPFTPTHLVTFGCIWMALAIYSATSLMQRSRSV; this comes from the coding sequence TTGAACGAATCGTCTCAGCCATCGACTGTGAGGGCGGGCAGCCTGTATGCCGTGCTGGCCTATGGGGCTTGGGGCCTGCTGCCCATTTACTGGAAGTTTTTTCAGCAGAGTTCGCCCGTTGAGGTGCTGTGTCACCGGATGATCTGGTCGCTGGTGTTTTTGACGGGCATTCTGCTGGTGCAGCGGCGGCAACCGGAGGTGGGGGTGCTGCTGCGATCGCCCAAGACCTGGCGCTTGCTGTTGGTGACGGCCACTTTGCTGACCTGCAATTGGGGGCTGTACATCTATGGGGTGAACAGCGATCGCGTGGTGGAAACCAGCCTCGGCTATTTCATCAATCCACTGGTGACGGTGCTGCTGGGGTTTGTGTTTTTGCGAGAGCGGCTGCTGCGGGGCCAACAGATTGCGGTGGGGCTGGCGGCGATCGGTGTCGGTTACTTTGTCTGGCAGTTTGGTGCCGTCCCGTGGATTGCCCTGGGACTGGCGTTTACCTTCGCGTTTTACGGACTGCTGCGCAAAGTGGTGGCGGTGGCCCCGCTGGTGGGCCTAGCGGTGGAAACGTTGCTGATTACTCCGCTGGCATTGATGGCAGTGAGCTACTGGCAGGTTACTGGCGTGGGACACTTTGGCGAGTCCGTCGGCTTGAGTCTGTTGTTCATCGGTGCCGGGGTGATGACCTCTATGCCGCTGCTGTGGTTTAACAATGCGGCCAAGCGGCTGCGGCTCTCAACGCTGGGCTTCTTTCAATACGTCGCGCCCTCGATTCAACTCATGTTGGGCGTATTTTTGTATCGTGAGCCGTTTACCCCAACGCATCTGGTGACCTTTGGCTGCATCTGGATGGCCCTGGCGATCTATTCGGCGACTTCACTGATGCAGCGATCGCGCTCAGTCTAA
- a CDS encoding sirohydrochlorin chelatase, whose translation MTTAQILTHPGVFDVDQSLTLPPLPHGRPLLLIGHGSRDAQGRQNVLDFATAYQALDASRPVIPCFLELTEPTIQDGVDRCVEAGYTDISALPVLLFAARHNKFDVTNELDRARQRHPQVTFHYGRHFGIAPEILDLWRDRLAQLDTPTYNPHQVERKDTVLLFVGRGASDPDANGDVYKLARMVWEGSGYNTVETCFIGITHPRLEEGFRRARLYQPKRIIVLPYFLFTGVLMKKIQDIAAQQQGDHPETEVICLPEMGIHQQLLGVMRRREIETQTGSVAMNCEMCKFRLAAFEANSASHGHDHSHGHEHGHGDHAHGHSHGHTHGHSHGHGHHHEGEMPDPYAEPAQYHDRIWQVP comes from the coding sequence ATGACCACTGCGCAAATTTTGACTCACCCTGGCGTCTTTGACGTCGATCAATCGCTCACGCTGCCGCCGTTGCCCCATGGCCGCCCCTTGTTATTAATTGGTCATGGCAGCCGCGATGCCCAAGGCCGCCAAAACGTGCTGGACTTTGCCACCGCATATCAAGCTTTGGATGCTTCTCGTCCAGTCATCCCCTGCTTTTTAGAACTGACCGAACCGACCATTCAAGATGGGGTCGATCGCTGCGTGGAGGCAGGCTACACCGACATTTCGGCGCTGCCCGTGTTGCTGTTTGCCGCGCGACACAACAAATTTGATGTCACCAACGAACTCGATCGCGCCCGCCAACGGCATCCCCAAGTCACATTTCACTATGGGCGGCACTTTGGCATTGCCCCCGAAATTTTGGATTTGTGGCGCGATCGCCTCGCCCAACTCGACACCCCCACCTACAATCCCCATCAGGTTGAGCGCAAAGATACGGTCTTGCTATTTGTCGGTCGCGGCGCTAGCGATCCAGATGCCAACGGCGATGTCTACAAACTGGCGCGCATGGTGTGGGAAGGCAGCGGCTATAACACCGTGGAAACCTGCTTCATCGGCATCACCCATCCCCGGTTAGAAGAAGGCTTCCGCCGAGCGCGGCTCTATCAACCCAAACGCATCATTGTGCTGCCGTACTTCCTGTTCACAGGCGTACTGATGAAAAAGATTCAGGATATCGCCGCTCAACAGCAGGGTGACCATCCCGAGACCGAAGTCATTTGTCTGCCGGAAATGGGCATTCACCAGCAGCTCCTTGGCGTCATGCGGCGTCGGGAAATTGAAACCCAAACGGGATCAGTCGCGATGAACTGTGAAATGTGTAAGTTCCGCTTAGCCGCCTTTGAAGCCAACAGTGCTAGCCACGGGCATGACCACAGTCATGGACATGAACACGGGCACGGTGATCACGCTCATGGTCACAGCCATGGCCATACTCACGGACATTCTCATGGTCATGGACACCACCACGAGGGAGAAATGCCCGATCCCTACGCGGAACCCGCACAATATCACGATCGCATTTGGCAGGTGCCCTAA
- the sipA gene encoding regulatory protein SipA: MMSESFIIGDRVYLATAPPYLKTADTMPMLRPGDTVPVGTQGVILQQKPGDYWAVKFEQGAFLVDTSYLKKVVYESKPAAEE; encoded by the coding sequence ATGATGAGTGAGTCCTTTATTATTGGCGATCGCGTTTATCTCGCCACCGCGCCCCCCTACCTCAAGACAGCCGATACTATGCCCATGCTGCGCCCTGGCGACACAGTCCCCGTTGGCACGCAGGGCGTGATCTTGCAACAAAAGCCAGGTGACTACTGGGCCGTCAAATTCGAGCAAGGTGCTTTTCTTGTAGACACCAGTTATTTAAAGAAGGTCGTCTACGAAAGCAAACCCGCCGCAGAAGAATAG